A single genomic interval of Roseomonas aeriglobus harbors:
- a CDS encoding squalene/phytoene synthase family protein, with translation MADSSDLRQTAVEPERALALAWLPPDRRDAVRTLFALDARLAALARFTRDAHVAQMRLTWWYQAIEALDTRPAPAEPLLQAIQRHILPSVRGAELVAMVEGWEELLDAEPLDDDRLEAFADRRGAVLFAALARILGAAEGDPVGAAGKGWALVDFAAQSPDRAAAARAQHLADRHLTAATAVRWSRAGRPIGALAHLATIPLRSPAARSLRVLRHRLTGR, from the coding sequence ATGGCCGATAGCAGCGACCTGCGACAAACGGCGGTCGAGCCGGAACGGGCGCTTGCGCTGGCCTGGCTGCCGCCGGACCGGCGCGACGCCGTGCGTACGCTTTTCGCGCTCGATGCCCGCCTGGCGGCGCTCGCGCGCTTTACCCGCGACGCCCACGTCGCGCAGATGCGTCTGACCTGGTGGTATCAGGCGATCGAAGCCCTCGACACGCGCCCGGCCCCGGCCGAGCCGCTGTTGCAGGCGATCCAGCGTCATATCCTGCCCTCCGTCCGTGGTGCCGAGCTCGTGGCGATGGTCGAAGGCTGGGAGGAGCTGCTTGACGCCGAACCGCTCGATGACGACCGGCTCGAGGCATTCGCCGACCGTCGGGGGGCGGTGCTGTTTGCCGCCCTGGCGCGGATTCTAGGTGCGGCGGAGGGCGACCCGGTTGGCGCGGCGGGGAAGGGGTGGGCGCTCGTCGACTTCGCGGCGCAGAGTCCCGATCGCGCGGCGGCAGCGCGGGCGCAGCATCTGGCGGATCGTCACCTGACCGCGGCGACCGCGGTGCGCTGGTCGCGCGCGGGCCGACCGATCGGTGCGCTGGCGCATCTCGCGACGATCCCGCTCCGGTCGCCGGCCGCGCGCTCGCTGCGGGTGCTGCGCCACCGCCTGACGGGTCGCTGA
- a CDS encoding pilus assembly protein, whose protein sequence is MTLTTRPRPVLRRLFADRRAVALVEFAYVVPVFIVMSLTGAELTNFVTTRMRISQVALQIADNAARIGNGTQLQAKTVSEADINDLLTGAGLQAGELDLYGRGRVIVTSLEPAASPNTTAKYKIGWRRCRGSKVYTPLYTTGLASPTFSDGLGPTGRKVTAPDNGATMFVEVAYDYRPLIKTGLFGDNQIVEFASMMVRDRRDTSTAPTNTENATISSCS, encoded by the coding sequence ATGACACTGACCACCCGTCCCCGTCCCGTGCTGCGCCGGCTGTTCGCCGACCGTCGTGCCGTGGCGCTCGTCGAATTCGCCTATGTCGTGCCCGTCTTCATCGTCATGAGCCTGACCGGGGCCGAACTGACCAATTTCGTTACGACCCGGATGCGGATCAGCCAGGTGGCGCTGCAGATTGCGGACAATGCCGCACGCATCGGTAACGGCACGCAGTTGCAGGCAAAGACGGTGTCCGAAGCCGATATCAACGACTTGCTGACCGGCGCTGGACTTCAGGCGGGCGAGCTCGACCTCTATGGTCGCGGACGGGTGATCGTCACCAGCCTGGAACCCGCGGCGAGCCCGAACACGACCGCCAAATACAAGATCGGCTGGCGGCGCTGTCGTGGGTCGAAGGTCTATACGCCGCTATATACCACCGGCCTTGCCTCGCCGACCTTTTCCGACGGGCTCGGCCCGACGGGCCGTAAAGTCACCGCGCCGGACAATGGTGCGACGATGTTCGTCGAGGTTGCCTACGACTATCGACCGCTCATCAAGACCGGGCTGTTCGGCGACAACCAGATCGTGGAGTTCGCGTCGATGATGGTCCGCGATCGCCGCGATACGTCGACGGCACCCACAAATACGGAAAACGCGACGATCAGCAGCTGTAGCTGA
- a CDS encoding DUF488 domain-containing protein — translation MTIYTIGYEGATQADVIAALERAGVKRVIDVRQLPLSRRPGFSKSSLAASLAERGIDYVHLKALGTPKPGRDAAKKGDRATLESVYAGQLELPEAQAEAVRMRVLAAEMPSALLCFERDPSVCHRTLLLAAEGAGEKVIDLTP, via the coding sequence GTGACGATCTACACCATCGGCTATGAAGGCGCGACGCAGGCCGACGTGATCGCCGCGCTCGAGCGGGCGGGCGTGAAGCGGGTCATCGACGTGCGGCAGCTGCCGCTGTCTCGTCGGCCGGGTTTCTCGAAATCGTCGCTGGCCGCGTCGCTCGCCGAACGCGGCATCGATTACGTGCATCTGAAGGCGCTCGGCACGCCCAAGCCCGGGCGCGACGCGGCGAAGAAGGGCGATCGGGCGACGTTGGAGTCGGTTTACGCCGGCCAGCTCGAGCTGCCCGAGGCTCAGGCGGAGGCCGTTCGGATGCGCGTGCTGGCCGCGGAGATGCCCAGCGCCCTGCTGTGTTTCGAGCGTGACCCATCGGTGTGCCACCGCACGCTGCTGCTGGCAGCAGAAGGGGCCGGGGAGAAGGTAATCGATCTGACGCCGTGA
- a CDS encoding pyruvate dehydrogenase complex E1 component subunit beta: MPIEIKMPALSPTMEEGTLAKWLVKEGDTVKSGDIMAEIETDKATMEFEAVDEGTIGKLMVAEGTDNVKVGTVIATLLAEGEDASAAAAAPAAAKDDTPAPEAQADAKKDDKVEDSAHPSQEKVETGARQLFEAASHEAEVENPEVPEGTEMVKLTVREALRDAMAEEMRADERVFVMGEEVAQYQGAYKVTQGLLDEFGEKRVIDTPITEYGFAGIGTGAAMSGLRPIVEFMTFNFAMQAIDHIINSAAKTNYMSGGQMRCPIVFRGPNGAASRVGAQHSQNYGPWYASVPGLIVIAPYDAQDAKGLLKAAIRSEDPVVFLENELMYGRSFDVPKLDDFVLPIGKARIMRPGKDVTLVSYSIGVGVSLEAADKLAEEGIDAEVIDLRTLRPLDKKTVLKSLAKTNRLVVVEEGWPTCSIASEITAIVMEDGFDDLDAPVLRVTNEDVPLPYAANLEKLALITADKVVAAVKKVTYR; encoded by the coding sequence ATGCCGATTGAGATCAAGATGCCGGCACTGTCGCCCACGATGGAAGAGGGCACGCTCGCCAAGTGGCTCGTCAAGGAAGGCGACACGGTCAAGTCCGGCGACATCATGGCCGAGATCGAGACCGACAAGGCGACGATGGAATTCGAAGCCGTCGACGAAGGCACCATCGGCAAGCTGATGGTCGCCGAGGGCACGGATAACGTGAAGGTCGGCACCGTCATCGCGACGTTGCTCGCCGAGGGCGAGGATGCATCGGCCGCCGCTGCCGCTCCGGCCGCCGCGAAGGACGATACGCCCGCGCCGGAGGCTCAGGCCGACGCCAAGAAGGACGACAAGGTCGAGGATTCGGCGCATCCTTCCCAGGAAAAGGTCGAGACCGGTGCGCGCCAGCTGTTCGAGGCTGCGAGCCACGAGGCCGAGGTCGAGAACCCCGAAGTGCCCGAGGGCACCGAGATGGTGAAGCTGACCGTTCGCGAAGCGCTGCGCGACGCGATGGCCGAGGAAATGCGCGCCGACGAGCGCGTGTTCGTGATGGGCGAGGAAGTCGCGCAATATCAGGGCGCCTACAAGGTCACCCAGGGCCTGCTCGACGAATTCGGTGAGAAGCGCGTCATCGACACGCCGATCACCGAATATGGCTTCGCCGGCATCGGCACGGGCGCGGCGATGTCGGGCCTGCGCCCGATCGTCGAGTTCATGACGTTCAACTTCGCGATGCAGGCGATCGACCACATCATCAATTCGGCCGCGAAGACCAACTACATGTCCGGCGGCCAAATGCGCTGCCCGATCGTGTTCCGCGGTCCCAACGGCGCGGCAAGCCGCGTGGGTGCGCAGCATTCGCAGAACTATGGCCCGTGGTACGCCAGCGTCCCCGGATTGATCGTGATCGCGCCCTATGACGCACAGGACGCCAAGGGTCTGCTGAAGGCGGCGATCCGCAGCGAAGACCCGGTCGTCTTCCTCGAAAACGAGCTGATGTACGGTCGCTCGTTCGACGTGCCGAAGCTCGACGATTTCGTCCTGCCGATCGGCAAGGCGCGCATCATGCGTCCGGGCAAGGACGTGACGCTCGTCAGCTATTCGATCGGCGTCGGTGTGTCGCTCGAAGCCGCCGACAAGCTGGCCGAGGAAGGCATCGATGCGGAGGTCATCGACCTGCGCACGCTACGTCCGCTCGACAAGAAGACGGTTTTGAAATCGCTCGCAAAGACCAATCGTCTGGTCGTGGTCGAGGAAGGCTGGCCGACCTGCTCGATCGCGTCGGAAATCACCGCGATCGTGATGGAGGACGGCTTCGACGACCTCGATGCGCCGGTGCTGCGCGTGACCAATGAGGACGTGCCGCTGCCGTACGCGGCGAACCTCGAGAAGCTGGCGCTCATCACTGCGGACAAGGTCGTCGCGGCGGTGAAGAAGGTCACCTATCGCTGA
- a CDS encoding septum formation initiator family protein, with amino-acid sequence MPAVRARTKTPPLAILRRAGLPAAALILMGFFGYYAVLGPNGILSYRDYSRQLEKRRADYEKLDKQRSELKNRVALLDPKRANPDMVDEMTRKNLNVVHPDEVIVPLN; translated from the coding sequence ATGCCCGCCGTCCGCGCCCGTACCAAGACGCCCCCCCTGGCCATCCTTCGCCGTGCCGGCCTGCCGGCCGCCGCGCTGATCCTGATGGGGTTCTTCGGCTATTATGCGGTGCTCGGCCCCAACGGCATCCTGTCGTACCGCGACTATTCCCGGCAGCTGGAAAAGCGGCGTGCGGACTATGAGAAGCTCGACAAGCAGCGCTCCGAACTCAAGAACCGTGTCGCCTTGCTCGATCCGAAGCGCGCGAACCCCGACATGGTCGACGAGATGACGCGCAAGAACCTGAACGTCGTTCACCCGGACGAGGTCATCGTCCCGCTGAATTGA
- a CDS encoding DUF952 domain-containing protein, protein MDALEADGTFAGSAVDLADGYIHLSTATQLTETVDKHFAGQSNLHVVAVNLDALGDAVRWEESRGGQLFPHVYGPLPLSAVVAYSPLERDAAAQVRLPVTG, encoded by the coding sequence ATGGACGCCCTGGAAGCGGACGGTACGTTCGCCGGCTCGGCTGTCGATCTGGCCGACGGCTACATCCACTTGTCGACCGCGACGCAGCTGACGGAAACGGTCGACAAGCATTTCGCCGGCCAGTCGAACCTGCATGTCGTGGCGGTCAACCTCGACGCGCTGGGCGACGCGGTGCGGTGGGAAGAAAGCCGCGGCGGCCAGCTGTTTCCCCACGTCTACGGGCCGCTGCCGCTGTCGGCGGTCGTCGCCTATTCCCCTCTCGAACGCGACGCGGCGGCGCAAGTCCGCTTGCCGGTGACGGGCTGA
- a CDS encoding MarR family transcriptional regulator, protein MRLIDHPDAKAFILHWGEMGTQWGVNRSVSQIHALLYLSDEPLTAEAIVEALGLARSNVSTALRELQSYRIVRRVHVEGDRRDHFVAETDLWDMLMRIAEERKRREIDPTIALLGELAERLGADDSAPPHVRARIARMHEFLTTLGGWYDQVRVLPKPTLVALMKLGGKVAKFLPGKSKKAD, encoded by the coding sequence ATGCGACTCATCGATCATCCGGATGCCAAGGCCTTCATCCTTCATTGGGGGGAGATGGGAACGCAGTGGGGCGTCAACCGGTCCGTGTCGCAAATCCATGCCCTCCTCTACCTCTCCGACGAGCCGTTGACGGCCGAGGCGATCGTCGAGGCCCTGGGGCTCGCTCGCTCCAACGTGTCCACTGCGCTGCGCGAACTTCAGTCCTATCGCATCGTCCGCCGTGTCCATGTCGAAGGCGACCGCCGCGACCATTTCGTTGCTGAAACCGACCTGTGGGACATGCTGATGCGGATCGCGGAGGAGCGCAAGCGTCGCGAGATCGATCCGACGATCGCCCTTCTCGGCGAACTGGCGGAACGTCTTGGCGCGGACGACAGCGCCCCGCCCCACGTCCGCGCGCGCATTGCGCGGATGCACGAATTCCTGACGACGCTCGGCGGCTGGTACGACCAGGTTCGCGTGCTCCCGAAGCCGACTCTGGTCGCGCTGATGAAACTGGGCGGCAAGGTCGCGAAGTTCCTTCCCGGAAAATCGAAAAAGGCTGACTGA
- the pdhA gene encoding pyruvate dehydrogenase (acetyl-transferring) E1 component subunit alpha, whose translation MAKAPARTTAPAGEPPISNRERPAEPKPYEATKDELLQFYKEMLLIRRFEEKAGQLYGLGLIGGFCHLYIGQEAVAVGLQSALDGDKDSVITGYRDHGHMLAYGIDPKVIMAELTGRAAGISKGKGGSMHMFSTEHKFYGGHGIVGAQVSLGAGLAFKHKYSGDGGVTLAYFGDGAANQGQVYEAFNMAELWKLPIIFVIENNQYAMGTSVNRASSEDQLYRRGESFRIPGIQVDGMDVLASRGAAETALEWVRAGKGPIILEMKTYRYRGHSMSDPAKYRSRDEVQAVRDKSDPIDHVKKLLEAQGVTEADLKVVEQEIRKVVNEAADFAESAPEPDPEELYTEVLVESY comes from the coding sequence GTGGCCAAAGCCCCTGCACGCACCACCGCTCCCGCCGGCGAGCCGCCGATTTCCAATCGCGAACGCCCGGCCGAGCCCAAGCCCTATGAGGCGACCAAGGACGAGCTGCTCCAATTCTACAAGGAGATGCTGCTGATCCGCCGCTTCGAGGAGAAGGCGGGCCAGCTCTACGGTCTGGGCCTGATCGGCGGCTTCTGCCATCTGTACATCGGCCAGGAAGCGGTCGCGGTCGGCCTTCAGTCGGCGCTGGACGGCGACAAGGATTCGGTCATCACCGGATATCGCGACCACGGCCACATGCTGGCCTATGGCATCGATCCCAAGGTCATCATGGCCGAGCTCACGGGGCGTGCCGCCGGCATCTCCAAGGGCAAGGGCGGGTCGATGCACATGTTCTCGACCGAGCATAAGTTCTACGGCGGCCACGGCATCGTCGGCGCGCAGGTGTCGCTGGGCGCGGGCCTGGCGTTCAAGCACAAATATTCGGGCGACGGCGGCGTGACGCTGGCCTATTTCGGCGACGGCGCGGCCAACCAGGGCCAGGTCTACGAAGCCTTCAACATGGCCGAGCTGTGGAAGCTGCCGATCATCTTCGTGATCGAAAACAACCAGTACGCCATGGGCACCAGCGTCAACCGCGCGTCGTCGGAAGACCAGCTGTATCGCCGCGGCGAATCGTTCCGCATCCCGGGTATCCAGGTCGACGGCATGGACGTGCTCGCGTCGCGTGGCGCGGCCGAGACGGCGCTGGAATGGGTTCGCGCGGGCAAGGGGCCGATCATCCTCGAGATGAAGACCTATCGCTACCGCGGCCATTCGATGTCCGACCCGGCCAAGTATCGCAGCCGCGACGAGGTCCAGGCCGTCCGCGACAAGTCGGACCCGATCGATCACGTCAAGAAGCTGCTCGAAGCGCAGGGCGTGACCGAGGCCGACCTGAAGGTGGTCGAGCAGGAGATCCGCAAGGTCGTCAACGAAGCGGCGGACTTCGCCGAGAGCGCGCCCGAACCGGACCCCGAAGAGCTGTACACTGAAGTGCTGGTGGAGTCGTACTGA
- the trmFO gene encoding methylenetetrahydrofolate--tRNA-(uracil(54)-C(5))-methyltransferase (FADH(2)-oxidizing) TrmFO, whose product MGKFMQDHQVHIIGGGLAGSEAAWQLAEAGVRVKLSEMRGSGVSTPAHHTDGLAELVCSNSFRSDDAESNAVGLLHQEMRTLGSLILRQGDATRVPAGSALAMDRDAFSAGVTAALEGHPNITIVRERIEALPEDGPTIVATGPLTDPLLADAIAAATGRDALAFFDAIAPIVHRDTIDMDVAWFQSRWNKGDGSDYINCPMTKDEYLAFHAELLAAEKTEYKGWEDVPYFEGCMPIEVMAERGVETLRYGPMKGVGLDDPKTGRWPYAVVQLRQDNALGTLWNIVGFQTKLKHGEQVRIFRTIPGLQNAEFARLGGLHRNTFIRSPELLDPTLRLKARPNIRFAGQITGCEGYVESAAVGLMAGRFAAAEILGTTMTPPPLETALGALLHHITGAAVAETYQPMNVNFGLFPPIEGRTKKADRKRMYTDRARAALGAWLNPPPPPRSPAAAADSDVAPATA is encoded by the coding sequence ATGGGAAAATTCATGCAGGATCACCAGGTTCATATCATCGGCGGCGGCCTCGCCGGGTCGGAGGCCGCATGGCAGCTGGCGGAGGCGGGCGTCCGCGTGAAGCTCTCAGAAATGCGCGGCTCGGGCGTATCGACTCCGGCGCATCATACCGATGGCCTCGCCGAGCTCGTCTGTTCGAACAGCTTCCGGTCGGACGATGCCGAAAGCAACGCGGTCGGCCTGCTGCACCAGGAGATGCGGACGCTCGGCTCGCTGATCTTGCGCCAAGGCGATGCGACTCGCGTCCCGGCGGGCTCGGCGCTGGCGATGGACCGCGATGCCTTTTCCGCTGGCGTGACCGCGGCGCTGGAGGGGCATCCCAACATCACCATCGTCCGCGAACGGATCGAGGCGCTGCCGGAGGACGGGCCGACGATCGTCGCAACGGGTCCGCTGACCGATCCGCTGCTCGCCGACGCTATCGCCGCCGCGACCGGACGCGACGCACTCGCGTTCTTCGATGCGATCGCGCCGATCGTCCATCGCGACACGATCGACATGGACGTCGCCTGGTTCCAGTCGCGCTGGAACAAGGGCGACGGGTCCGATTACATCAACTGCCCGATGACGAAGGACGAATATCTCGCCTTCCACGCCGAACTGCTCGCTGCAGAGAAGACCGAATATAAGGGCTGGGAGGACGTCCCCTATTTCGAAGGCTGCATGCCGATCGAAGTGATGGCGGAACGCGGGGTCGAAACGTTGCGCTATGGCCCGATGAAGGGGGTTGGGCTCGACGATCCGAAGACCGGCCGCTGGCCCTATGCCGTCGTCCAGCTGCGCCAGGACAATGCGCTCGGCACGCTGTGGAACATCGTCGGCTTCCAGACCAAGCTGAAGCATGGCGAGCAGGTCCGCATTTTCCGCACCATCCCCGGGCTGCAGAACGCCGAGTTCGCACGGCTGGGGGGGCTGCACCGCAACACGTTCATCCGCTCGCCCGAACTGCTTGATCCGACGCTGCGGCTCAAGGCACGGCCGAACATCCGCTTCGCCGGCCAGATCACCGGCTGTGAGGGCTATGTCGAAAGTGCCGCGGTCGGGCTGATGGCGGGGCGGTTCGCCGCCGCCGAAATCCTCGGCACGACCATGACCCCGCCCCCGCTCGAGACGGCACTGGGGGCGCTCCTCCACCACATCACCGGTGCGGCGGTGGCGGAGACCTATCAGCCGATGAACGTCAACTTCGGCCTGTTTCCCCCGATCGAGGGACGAACGAAGAAGGCCGACCGCAAGCGCATGTACACCGATCGCGCGCGCGCGGCGCTGGGCGCGTGGCTCAATCCGCCTCCGCCGCCTCGTTCGCCGGCTGCTGCGGCGGACAGCGACGTCGCGCCGGCGACCGCTTGA
- a CDS encoding Tad domain-containing protein: MRLLHDVRGNTLAIMTAALIPLAGLVGGGIDISRMYMLKTRLQHACDAGALAGRKAMGGGTWSYNNNYALAQANQFFDGNFASGAFSSTNLTRSFSEDAGVVSGTASATIPMTLMKIFKKTDETISVTCDAGMRIPNTDVMFVLDTTGSMSETPSGDTQTKLASLKESVKCFYEIVARLDTDANCTTGTPSGGTGSQTQVRFGFVPYSVNVNVGKLLPTSWFADNAPYQTRKAMYETQRGQPVVSESDISASPVSNADCNDANIAAYNSTSASMSDNNSVKTVTTDTYKRKSWTPNTCTATRRRVVTTYDIAETGTTFSFWRYGQHSVNVGRLKSGTSWLNSFQWPVGTNGANTTIAWDGCIEERQTVSQSSYNPIPSGAKDLDIDMVPTAGDPTTQWKPALQNLIWSRGDGSGWTLNTVDSEANMQRGRTYSCPREARKLQSWPDATLFGNYVDSLVAGGQTYHDIGLLWGGRLMSPTGVFASENANTPQGGEIERHMVFMTDGDPCAESENYGAYGFQWFDRRTVGVSTVPTSGCNNTGNLVAQTNARTEALCTAIKNKNITLWVVTFGNLASATVTRMRNCASTGRYYSANNRAELQTTFKSIADQISQLRLTR; the protein is encoded by the coding sequence ATGCGGCTTCTGCACGATGTGCGCGGCAACACGCTCGCCATCATGACCGCTGCGCTCATCCCGCTGGCCGGGCTGGTTGGTGGTGGCATCGATATCAGTCGCATGTACATGCTGAAGACGCGGCTGCAGCACGCCTGCGACGCCGGCGCGCTCGCCGGGCGAAAGGCGATGGGCGGCGGTACCTGGTCGTATAACAATAATTACGCGCTGGCGCAGGCGAACCAGTTCTTCGACGGCAACTTCGCATCGGGCGCGTTCAGCTCGACGAACCTGACGCGCAGCTTCAGCGAAGACGCTGGCGTGGTGTCGGGCACGGCGTCGGCGACCATCCCGATGACGCTGATGAAAATCTTCAAGAAGACCGATGAGACGATCAGCGTCACCTGCGATGCCGGCATGCGCATTCCGAACACGGACGTGATGTTCGTGCTGGATACCACCGGGTCGATGAGCGAGACCCCGTCGGGCGACACTCAGACGAAGCTCGCGAGCCTCAAGGAATCGGTAAAGTGCTTCTACGAGATCGTCGCCCGGCTGGACACCGACGCCAATTGCACCACCGGCACCCCCAGCGGCGGTACGGGTAGCCAGACGCAGGTTCGGTTCGGCTTCGTTCCCTATTCGGTCAACGTGAATGTCGGCAAGCTGCTGCCGACGTCGTGGTTCGCCGACAACGCGCCCTATCAGACGCGCAAGGCGATGTACGAAACACAGCGCGGCCAGCCCGTCGTGTCCGAATCCGATATCTCCGCGTCCCCCGTCTCGAACGCCGATTGCAACGACGCGAATATCGCCGCCTACAATTCGACGTCGGCATCCATGTCGGACAATAATAGCGTGAAGACGGTGACGACCGACACGTATAAGCGCAAGAGTTGGACACCGAACACGTGCACTGCGACGCGCCGTCGAGTCGTTACGACGTACGATATCGCTGAAACCGGGACGACCTTCAGTTTCTGGCGATACGGCCAGCATTCGGTCAACGTCGGACGATTGAAGAGCGGCACGTCGTGGCTGAACTCCTTCCAGTGGCCGGTCGGAACAAATGGCGCCAACACCACGATCGCCTGGGATGGATGTATCGAGGAGCGGCAGACCGTGTCGCAGTCGAGCTACAACCCGATCCCCTCGGGCGCGAAGGATCTCGATATCGATATGGTGCCGACGGCGGGCGACCCAACGACGCAGTGGAAGCCGGCGCTGCAAAATCTGATCTGGTCGCGCGGCGACGGTTCGGGGTGGACGCTGAACACCGTCGACAGCGAAGCAAACATGCAGCGGGGCCGGACGTACAGCTGCCCGCGCGAGGCGCGTAAGCTCCAGTCTTGGCCTGACGCGACGTTGTTCGGCAATTACGTGGATAGCCTGGTCGCAGGCGGTCAGACCTATCACGACATTGGTCTGCTCTGGGGCGGCCGCCTGATGTCGCCGACCGGCGTGTTCGCGTCCGAAAACGCAAATACGCCGCAAGGGGGCGAGATCGAGCGTCACATGGTTTTCATGACCGACGGCGACCCCTGTGCTGAAAGCGAGAATTACGGCGCCTACGGTTTCCAATGGTTCGATCGCAGGACCGTCGGCGTATCCACTGTCCCGACTAGCGGCTGCAACAATACCGGCAATCTGGTCGCGCAGACCAATGCCCGGACCGAAGCGCTCTGCACCGCAATCAAGAACAAGAACATCACCCTGTGGGTCGTCACCTTCGGCAATTTGGCATCGGCCACGGTTACGCGCATGAGGAACTGTGCCTCTACCGGCAGATATTACAGCGCCAACAATCGCGCCGAATTGCAGACGACGTTCAAGTCGATCGCCGACCAGATTTCCCAATTGAGGCTGACGCGATGA
- a CDS encoding fatty acid desaturase → MRVRDGLVECLHPLPWIGLSWACAGAGWWVPATGAAFMIFLTALRLNHEAIHNNLGFSARGHRIVLHALSALMLGSNSAVAFNHLRHHRHVGHADDLEGKCGTMPAWRVLLYGPVFPIEMHRSAWAKGGPVLRRRMAIDFVLNGGVVAAAIGSGSPVLLFHVAAMLVAQCLTAFFAVWITHHGCDGDAAIARTQRSPLVNLLTYNMFLHLEHHLFPAVPVKRLARLAARLDAVCPTLTANARSVIPTPFR, encoded by the coding sequence ATGCGCGTTCGGGACGGATTGGTCGAGTGCCTTCATCCGCTGCCCTGGATCGGCCTGTCCTGGGCGTGCGCAGGAGCGGGTTGGTGGGTGCCGGCGACCGGCGCGGCCTTCATGATATTCCTGACCGCCCTGCGGCTGAACCACGAGGCGATCCACAACAATCTCGGTTTCTCTGCCCGGGGTCATCGCATCGTCCTGCACGCACTGAGCGCCTTGATGCTTGGATCGAACAGCGCGGTTGCGTTCAATCACCTTCGCCACCACCGTCATGTCGGCCATGCCGACGATCTGGAAGGCAAGTGCGGCACGATGCCGGCGTGGCGCGTGCTGCTCTACGGCCCGGTCTTCCCGATCGAGATGCACCGTTCCGCCTGGGCGAAGGGCGGGCCGGTGCTGCGGCGGCGGATGGCGATCGACTTCGTGCTCAACGGCGGTGTTGTCGCGGCGGCTATCGGCAGCGGATCCCCCGTCCTTCTGTTTCACGTCGCTGCGATGCTGGTGGCGCAGTGCCTGACCGCCTTTTTCGCCGTGTGGATCACGCATCACGGCTGCGACGGCGACGCTGCGATCGCGCGCACTCAAAGGTCGCCGCTGGTGAACCTGCTGACCTACAACATGTTCCTGCATCTCGAGCATCACCTGTTCCCCGCGGTGCCAGTGAAGCGCCTCGCGCGGCTGGCCGCACGGCTCGACGCCGTTTGCCCCACGCTGACCGCAAACGCGCGGTCCGTCATTCCCACCCCGTTCCGCTGA
- a CDS encoding pilus assembly protein, which yields MIAGIRTRIDGLRDDARGVTAVEFAIVAPVMCLLLMGALDVSHTLYTRAVLQGIVQKTARDSTLESGAEENTQTQLDDKVRAQAKAMYNGATIVITRRFYRTFTEAAAARAETYTDTNDNKTCDAGEPYSDANGNGVWDRDGGNAGQGGAKDATLYTVRMTYPRIVPVAGFVGLGTTQTVTAQTVLENQPYGDQASYAAPVVRNCT from the coding sequence ATGATCGCCGGTATCCGAACCCGTATCGACGGGCTGCGTGACGACGCGCGGGGGGTTACCGCTGTCGAATTCGCCATCGTCGCCCCGGTGATGTGCCTGTTGCTGATGGGCGCGCTCGACGTCAGCCACACGCTCTACACCCGTGCGGTGTTGCAGGGCATCGTTCAGAAGACCGCTCGCGATTCGACGCTCGAATCGGGCGCGGAGGAAAACACCCAGACGCAGCTGGACGACAAGGTCAGGGCGCAGGCCAAGGCCATGTACAACGGCGCCACGATCGTCATCACGCGGCGCTTCTACCGCACTTTCACCGAAGCGGCGGCGGCCCGCGCGGAGACATATACCGATACCAACGACAACAAGACGTGCGATGCCGGCGAGCCGTACAGCGATGCCAATGGCAACGGTGTCTGGGACCGGGATGGCGGCAACGCCGGCCAGGGCGGGGCGAAGGATGCAACGCTCTACACGGTTCGCATGACCTACCCCCGTATCGTCCCGGTTGCCGGGTTCGTCGGCCTCGGCACCACGCAGACGGTTACCGCACAGACCGTGCTCGAAAATCAGCCGTACGGCGACCAGGCAAGCTACGCCGCGCCGGTCGTCAGGAATTGCACATGA